CAAGCCGACAAAACAGAAAGCAAAGCCTCTTCAAAATTCCGATGATTCCGGTGAACCCCCTGCTCCGATGAAAAGGTTGTACCAAAACTCCATGCCATCATCAATAATCGAACCAAAATGATCATACCCTGGCTCCTCTATTTCAACTGAATTGAAAAGATATTGAGACGTTTGTGATTCATGATCACTAATTGCAAATAAATCAGATGGCACGCTGGTGTTCTCGGGCAAAGGTGATTCCGACCACAGACTGTCATCGATCACCGGGAAGTTTTCGGACATATCTTCAACCTCAATATGGTCTATGTACTGATTGTTTGGTTCCATGGTTGTAAGAGAGGCATCTGTGAACGATGAAAAATCACTTGAAGATGTCTGTGGTGACAATGATGTGTATGATGGATCAGTCTCAGACGTCTCTTGATCATGTGGGGGAAAATTCAAGCTGGAGGATGGTGATTTACTCAAGGCATTGGAATGGTTTGTTGGTGTAGGTAGGATTTTTTCCGGGTTGGCCTGATTACGTTTCAATCTTTTCTTCAAGTGGGTGTGCCacacattttttatttcattgtcGGTTCGTCCTGGTAATTTTGCTGCAATTGCTGACCACCTGAAAACGAAGGAACATAATTTTCGTTAATGAATCAGTGATGTAATCAGTTTGATTCTAATTCTCTTA
This window of the Juglans regia cultivar Chandler chromosome 12, Walnut 2.0, whole genome shotgun sequence genome carries:
- the LOC108981482 gene encoding transcription factor MYB4-like, with amino-acid sequence MVRAPCCDKVGLKKGPWTTEEDQILMSYIQKYGHENWRALPKQAGLLRCGKSCRLRWINYLRPDIKRGNFSTEEEETIMKLHEMLGNKWSAIAAKLPGRTDNEIKNVWHTHLKKRLKRNQANPEKILPTPTNHSNALSKSPSSSLNFPPHDQETSETDPSYTSLSPQTSSSDFSSFTDASLTTMEPNNQYIDHIEVEDMSENFPVIDDSLWSESPLPENTSVPSDLFAISDHESQTSQYLFNSVEIEEPGYDHFGSIIDDGMEFWYNLFIGAGGSPESSEF